Below is a window of Campylobacter canadensis DNA.
ACTGTAGATATTATTTTTGTTACATCTGATAAGGGTTTATGTGGTGGATTTAATATTAAAACCTTAAAGGAAGTAATTAGGCTCGTTAATGAATATAAAAGTAAAGGTAGTAATGTTAGATTAAGAGCTATTGGTAAAGTAGGTTATGAATTTTGTAAATTTCAAAAAATGGATATCTTAGAAAAATATATAGGGATTAGCTCAAACCCTGATTACGATAAGGCAAAAAATATTATAAATCCAGCCATTGTGGATTTTACAAATGGAATAACTGATGAAATTATATTGGTTCATAATGGATATAAAAATATGATTTCACAAGAATTATTTACTCAAAATTTATTACCTGTTTCTTACGAGCAAAATTATGAGAATTTAAATTCTTTATTGGAAATTGAACCAGAAGAAACAGAGGTTATAGAAGAATTATTAAAAAGATACATAGAATACAGTATGTATTATGCTTTAATAGACTCTTTAGCAGCAGAGCATAGCGCAAGAATGCAGGCTATGGATAATGCAACTAATAATGCAAAAGAAAGAGTAAGACAATTAAATTTAGCTTACAATAAAGCAAGACAAGAAAATATTACAACTGAACTAATTGAGATAATTAGTGGTGTTGAATCAATGAAAGGTTAGGAGTATAAATGAAAGGATATATATCACAAGTTTTAGGTCCTGTTGTTGATGTTGATTTTAATGGTTACTTACCAAAAATTAATGAAGCAATAGAAGTTAATTACGAAATTGAAGGCAAAAAAGCTCGTTTGATTTTAGAAGTAGCAGCACACTTAGGAGATAATAGGGTAAGAACTATTGCTATGGATATGACAGATGGTTTAACAAGAGGTGTTGAAGCAAATGCTCTAGGTGCTCCTATTAGCGTTCCCGTTGGTGAAAAAGTTTTAGGAAGAATTTTCAATGTTACTGGAGATTTAATAGATGAAGGTGAAGAAATAGCATTTGATACAAAATGGGCTATTCATAGACAAGCACCAAAATTTGAAGACCAAAGTACAAAAAGTGAAATTTTTGAAACAGGAATTAAAGTTGTAGATTTACTTGCTCCTTATGCAAAAGGTGGTAAAGTAGGTCTTTTTGGTGGTGCAGGTGTTGGTAAGACTGTTATTATTATGGAGCTTATTCACAATGTTGCATTTAAACATAGCGGTTATTCAGTATTTGCAGGTGTGGGCGAGAGAACTCGTGAAGGAAATGACCTTTATAATGAAATGAAAGAAAGCAATGTTTTAGACAAAGTTGCTCTATGCTATGGTCAAATGAATGAACCACCAGGGGCAAGAAATCGTATTGCTTTAACAGGTTTAACAATGGCTGAATATTTTAGAGATGAAATGGGTCTTGATGTACTTATGTTTATTGATAATATCTTTAGATTTTCACAATCAGGTTCTGAAATGTCAGCACTTTTAGGAAGAATTCCATCAGCTGTTGGTTATCAACCAACCCTAGCAAGTGAAATGGGTAAATTCCAAGAAAGAATTACTTCAACTAAAAAAGGCTCAATTACTTCAGTTCAAGCTGTTTATGTTCCAGCTGATGACTTAACCGACCCAGCTCCAGCGACTGTTTTTGCTCACTTAGATGCTACAACGGTTTTAAATAGAGCTATTGCTGAAAAGGGTATTTATCCTGCAGTTGACCCACTTGACTCAACTTCAAGAATGCTTGATCCAAATATCATTGGAGAAGAACATTATAAAGTTGCTCGTGGTGTTCAATCAGTTCTTCAAAAATACAAAGATTTACAAGATATCATCGCTATTTTAGGTATGGATGAGCTTAGCGAAGAGGATAAACTTGTAGTTGAAAGAGCAAGAAAGATTGAAAAATTCTTATCACAACCATTTTTCGTTGCAGAAGTTTTCACAGGCAGTCCAGGAAAATATATAAGCCTTGAAGATACAATAGCAGGCTTTAAAGGAATTTTAGAAGGTAAATATGACCATTTACCAGAAAATGCTTTTTATATGGTTGGAGATATCAAAGAAGCTGAAGAAAAGGCTGAAAAGTTAAAGGCTTAAGATGAATAAATTAAAGTTAGAAATTGTTACACCTAGTGGAGAAATTTTTAATGATTTTATAAAATCAGTCTTGTTGCCAGGAAAAGAAGGTGAATTTGGTGTTTTACCAAATCACGCTTCTTTAATTGCTTTGTTACAAGCTGGTATTATTAAAGTTGAAAACACTAATGGTAAAAGTGAATTAATAGCTATTGATTCAGGGCATGCTAAAGTTGATGAGAATGAAATTATAGTTTTAGCTCAAGGTGCTGTTTATTTAGGTGGAGATGAAAATTCAATTAGCAAACAAAAAATTGAAGCAGCAAAAGAGCTATTAAAATCAGCTAGTGCAAATTCAAGTGCTTTAGCTGCTACTTTAGGTAATTTGGATTCAAAATGATAGCTTTTTTAAAAGAATTTGATATAGCAACTATGGTTGCTATATTTGTATTAATTTTTTATATGATTATTTCTTTAGCTATTTTTTTATATAAAATTGTTAATTTAAATTCTTTTTTTTCTTGTGAGGCAAAGGCTTTAAATTCTCTTGTAAAAAATAAAGAATTAAGTTTTGATGCTTACTTAAAACCTTGTGAAGATTCAAAAAGTAAATTGCAAGTTTATAAAAATACAGCTACTAGAAAATTAAGTGAAGGACTTACTTGGCTTGGTATAATAGCTACGACATCGCCATTTATTGGTTTATTTGGAACAGTGGTATCTATATATATAACTTTAACTAATTTAACTTCAACTAATGATATCAGCAAAATTGCTAATCCTATAGGTCATGCTTTAATAGCGACGGCAGCAGGAATTATTTGTGCAGTTTTAGCATATACTTTTCATTTATTAGTTAAAAGAAAAATTTTTGATTGTATGAATGTTATTGATAGTCAGGTAAAGATTTTAGAAGATGAATGATAATGATTTTTTAAACTCAACTCCAGAGTTGAATATAACTCCTTTAGTTGATGTTATGCTTGTTTTATTGGTTATTTTTATGCTTATTTTCCCTAGTATTAGATATGATGAAAATATTAATATTCCAGACGGTTCTAAACAAAACCCAACAAAGGCGTTAAAAGGAGATATTTTTGTAAGCATTAGTAATAATGAAATTACTATAAATTCAACAAAATATAATTTTAATAGTTTTTTTGATAATTTTATTTTAAATATTAACAAGTTTGATAAAAGCAAGGTTGTTTATATTTCAGGTGATAAAAATATTAGTTATGAAAAACTAATGCAAGTATTAAGTGTATTTGCTAAATCAGGATTTACAAAAATTTCTTTACAGACAAAATGATGAGTAAAATACAAGCATTTTTTCTTTCTTGTTTGATATATTTTTGTATTTTATTTGCTTTTTTTGTCTTTTTAAATAATGCAAAAAAAGAAATAAAAAATATACAATATGGCAATTTTGAGATTAGCATTATTACTCAAGATTTTTCTACAAATTCTAATGCAAAAAAAGCTACAGAAGATAAAAAACAACTCGATTCGCAAATAAGTACAAATACAAATAATACCCAAGAAGAAAAAAAAGAACAAATACAAAATAAGAATAACGATGTAAGTTCATTATTTGATAGTTTAAATACAAATAAACCAGTAGTGCAAAATAAAAATGTAGAAAATAATATTGCAAAAAAAACTGTAGATGTAAGTAAAGTAAGTAGTATTTTAAATAGTATAAAGTCAAATAAAGATTCAAATCAAGAAAAAACAAGCACAAAGATTAAAGGCGTTTATGATGAGTATTTAAGTGCTATAAATATTTATCTTACTAGTATTTGGAATTTAATATTGGCAAATTCCCCTTTAATTGATGATAAAAATAGTATTAAATTAAATTATTATATTGATGAAGAAGGTTATATTAGTATTGAAGATATAAATAAAACATCAGATGATATTTTTTACCAATGTGTAAGAGAATTTATAAAAAAAATTAATAATGATAAAAAAAATTTAGGCATACCACCTTTATCAAAACCTTATAAAGGTATAATAAGATTAAGTAAAAAATTAGTTGTTAAGGAGATTTTATGAAAAAATTTTTACTTGTGTTTTTATTAAATTCTTTTTTATTTGCTGATTTAATTATGGATGTGGTTGGTGAGCAAGAGGTTTTACCTAAAATCCAAATTTTAACCAATACTCAAGCAAATGCCGAATTTGATAATATATTAAGAAACGATGTTTTAGTAAGTGCAATTTTTGATATTAGCACCGACAGTAATGCGGATTATTTTTTATATTATTCTTTAAAAGATAGTGATGATAAATACGATTTAGAGCTAACTTTAAAAGATGCAAAATTGCAAACTAAATATTATACAAAATTAAAATATCCAAAGGATATGTATGCTTTTTTATCTCATAAAGCAATATCAAATATGGTAAAAGAGCTTAATTTAACAAATGTTGATTGGATGAATAAAAAAATTCTATTAACAAGAAAGGTAGCTGCAAAGCAAAGTCAAATAGTGTTAGCTGATTACACGTTGTCTTATCAAAAAGTTATTTTACAAGGCGGTTTGAATTTATTTGCAAAATGGGCTGATGATGAAGAAAAAGCATTTTATTACAGTGATTATTCGCAAGATGAGCTAAAAATTTATAAATATAATATAGCAAATAATACAAAAAATTTAATAGTTAGTGGCAATGGAATGCTTGCTTTAAGTGATGTTAAAGCCGATAAAGCTTTAATTACTATGACAAACAGCGACCAGCCTGATGTATTTTTATTTGATTTGAATACAAAAAATGCAAAAAGACTAACTTCTTATAAAGGAATTGATGTTGGGGCTAAATTTATTGGAGATAATTCATTTGTGTTTATAAGCGACCGTAGTTCATATCCAAATATATATATGCAAGCTTTAAATTCAAATAATGCATCACAATTAGTTTATCATGGAAAAAACAATTCAGCTTTTGATGTTTTTAATGAATATGTAGTTTATTCAAGTAGAGAAAGCGAAGGAGATTTTAATTTATATTTAATGAGTGTTAATAACCAATTTGTAAGACAATTAACATTAAATGGTAGAAATATTTTCCCTATTTTTAGCAAAGATGGCGAAACTATTATGTTTATAAAGTTATTAGGCAATCAAAGTTCTTTAGGAATTTTAAGACTTAAAGAGAATAAAGTATTTCATTTTCCACTAAAAATTGGAAAAATTTCTACTTTAGATTGGTAAAAACTTATATTTTTTAATTTTTTATTGTATAATAATTTGTTTATTTTATTTTGAAAGGTTTAAGATGAAAAAAATCGTTTATGCAGCTGCATTAGCAGCACTATTTGTAGGTTGCTCTCAAAAAGCACCAGTTGAAGCTCCAAAGTCAATTGACCAACAAGCAACAGTAAATGTTGATGTAAAAGAAGATGTTGATTCAAAAATCCAAAGAATTAATTCTTCATTAGCAAGAATTTATTTTGATTTTGACAAGTATGATATTCGTTCAGATATGTATTCAGCAGTTTCAAGCAATGCTAATATTTTAAAAGATGATGCTAAAGAATTTAATGTATTAGTTGAAGGTAACTGCGATGAGTGGGGTAGTGAAGAGTATAACCAAGCTTTAGGTTTAAAAAGAGCAAAAGCTGTTAAAGATGCTTTAGAATCTCAAGGCGTTTATGGTTCAAGAATTGTTTTAAAGAGCAATGGAGAAAACAATCCAGTTTGTACAGATAAAACAAAGGCTTGCGATGCTCAAAACAGAAGAGCAGAATTAAAAGTTCAATTTTAATTAAATGCTAAAAAAAATATTTTTTGCAGGGATTTTTATTCCTGCTTTATCTTTTGCTAATCAGCAATCAGCTTTTGAAGCTGGTAATTTAAATTCAGAAAATCCCTACGGATTAACTGATACTGAAAAGGCATTATTGGATAATAAAAAAAAGGTTGATACCTTAAAACAAGATTATACAGGTGTTGATTTTAAAACAAATAAAGCATTAGAGCAGATTGAAGGTTTGCAAGGCATAGTAGATGATATATCTACAAAAACTTACAATCAAAATAATAAAATACTACAAATTGAAAATACTGTTAATACAAATAATATAAATATTAATACTCAAATTGAAAGTATAAACAAAGAATTAGCAAGTCAAAAGATAGCTATAGCTCAGCTAAAAAAAGCAATAAATGAGCTTGTGAAGTTAATACAAAATGCTAATGAAAATATTAATGATAATAAAAAAGAAATTGAGCAACAAGAAAGTAAAAAAACTCCTAATCAGCAAATGAATGAAGCGATTGAACTTTTTCAAGCTAAAAAATATGACCCAGCAAAGTCAATTTTTTATAGTTTAGCTCAAATGAGACATAAACCTGCTTTAAGTAATTTTTATTTAGGGCAAATAGCTTTTGAAAAAAAAGAATACAATGATGCGGTTTATTTTTATAAAAACAGTGTTAATTTATATAAAGCACAAGGCGTAAAAGCAAACAATATGCCTGAAATTTTATTCAAAACTGCTAAAAGTTTAGAATATTTAGGTCAAAAGGAAAACGCTCAAGTTTTTTATGAAGCTTTAAAGCAAGAATTTCCAAATTCTAAAGAAGCAAAAAGCGTTAAATTTTAAAGAAAGGACATAAAATGGCAATAGAAAAAGATAAAGTTGTTAGCTTAAATTTTATTTTAAGAGATGCAAAAACAAATGAAGTTTTAGAAGATAATTCAGATTTTAACCCAATTTCATTTTTATTGGGTCGTGGTCAAATATTAGAAAGTTTAGAAGAAGAAATCGCAAAACTAAATGAAGGCGATGAAAGTGATATCTTAATTACTAGCGATAAAGCTTGGAAATCTTATGATGATAGTTTAATCCAAGAATTACCAAAAGAGCAATTTGCAGGAATTGACTTAAATGTTGGTATGGAATTATTTGGAGAAAACGAAGATGGTTCTAGTGTTCGTGTTGTAGTAAAAGAAATTAAAAATGATAGTGTTGTTATTGATTATAACCATCCTTATGCAGGAAAAGATTTATTATTTACAATAAATATTAAAGAAGTTCGTGATGCAAGCGAAGAAGAGCTTGCAAGTGGAGCTGCTATGCAAGCAGGTGGTTGCGGTTGCGGCGGTCACGGACACGGACACGATCACGGACACGGCGGTGGTTGTTGCGGCGGACACGGTGGCGGTGGTTGCGGTTGCCATGATGAAGAAGAAGAGCACCATCATCATCATCATCACGGACACGGCGGCTGAGGACGCTAATTTTAGGGCTAAGGTTTAGCCAAATATTTTCAAGGATATCTTTATCCTTGATTTAAATTAGTATTAATAAATACTTCGTTTAATTTGTTATATTTATTTATAGTAATTTAAAATTATGAAAAGGAATATTTATGAATTATGCTTTTATATATGCAGGTCAAGGCTCGCAAAAAGCTTTTATGGCAAAGGATTTATTTGATAATTTTGATTTTATAAAAACTATGTTTAAAGAAGCAAGTGATTTTTGCAAAATAGATTTTAACAACTTAATTTTTAGTGAAAATTCAAAACTAAATGAAAGTGAATTTACTCAACCAGCAATAGTTTTAAGCTCAATTGCACACTATGAGGTTTTAAAATATTTACTAGCTCAAGAAGGCATTAAGATTAGAGAAGAAAATAATGAAGATAAATTTATTTGTAAAAAAAACACAGCTTCTTTAGGACATTCTTTAGGCGAATTTAGTGCTTTGGTTGCAAATGGTGCAATTTCTTTAAATGAAGCTTTGAAATTGGTTAATCTAAGAGGCAAATTTATGCAAGAATGTGTAAGTAGCAACAACCCTGCTTCTATGATGGTTATTTTAGGTTTAGATGATGCTAAAGTAGAAGAGCTTTGTGCTAAGGCGCAAAAAAATAATAAGCATATTTATGCAGCAAATTATAATTGCGATGGACAGATTGTTGTTGCTGGTTTAAAGGCTGATTTAGAAGAATATCAAGAAGAATTTAAAACCTTAGGTGCAAAAAGAGCAATGTTACTTAATATGAGTGTAGCAAGTCATTGTGTATTAATACAAAGTGCTGCTATAAAATTAAGTGAATTTTTAAATTTTAAAGATAGTTTTATACCTGTTGTTTCAAATGCAACAAATAAAAAATATTCAAGCAATATTGAGGCTAAAACAATGCTGCAAGAACAATTAATTAAACCTGTTTTATATAAGCAAAATATAAAAGTACTTGAAGATGAAGTTGATGGTTTTATAGAATTTTCAAGCAATATTTTATGTGGTTTAAATAAAAAAATTAGTACAAAAGAGAGCATAAGCTTAGCTAATTTAGAACAAATTAAAGATTTTGTAAAAGTAATAAAGGAAAAATTATGATAGTAGCAATTTTAGGTGCAATGCGTGAAGAGATTGAGCCAATCTTAGAAAGATTTCAATATACAAGTGTTGAATACGCAAATAACACATTTTATTTAATTGATTATGCTCAAGGAAAAATGGTGGTTGCTTATTCAAAGATTGGTAAAGTAAATTCTGCAATTACAGCTAGTGTTATGATAGAGCATTTTAAGGCTGATTATTTGATTTTTACTGGAGTTGCAGGTTCGCTCAATGCTGATTTAAAAATAGGGGATTTATTACTTGCTACTTCTTTAGTTCAACACGATGTTGATATTTGTGCTTTTGGGCATAAAGCTGGTTTTATTCCTGAAACAAGTCATTATATAAAAACTAATGAAGATTTAAACAAAATAGCATTAAAATCAGCAAAAGACTTAAAGCTTAGTGTAAAAGAAGGAATTATTGCTACTTCAGACCAATTTATCTGCTCAAGTGATAAAAAAGAATGGATTAAAAACACCTTTAATGCTGATGCTTGTGAGATGGAAGGGGCTAGTGTTGCCTTAGTTTGCGAAGCTTTTAAAATTCCTTGTGTTATTTTAAGAGCTATTAGTGATGAAGCTGGTAAAGAAGCAGAAATTAGTTTTGATACATTTTTAAAAATTGCAGCAACAAATAGTGCTAATTTAGCATTAAAAATTTGTGAAAATTTAAAAAAAAAACTTTAAGCAAGAGATTAATTAAAGAAGTTGCTAGAGCGTGCGAAAAATATTCTTTAGTTGAAGAAAACGATAGAATTTTAATTGCTTTAAGCGGTGGAAAAGATAGCATTACAATGTTGCAGCTTTTATTACATATGCAAAGAGCAGTTGCATTTGATTTTCATATTGAAGCAGCTACTTTAAGCTATGGAATGGGAGAAGATTATAAATATTTAAGTAATTTTTGTACTTTAAATGGAATAAAACATCATATTATTGACTCAAATATATTTGAAATTTCTAATGATAAAATTCGTCGCAACTCATCATTTTGTTCATTTTTTTCAAGAATGAGAAGGGGGTATTTATACACCTTTGCTTTAGAAAATAAGTTTAATAAATTAGCATTAGGTCATCATTTAGATGATGCTATTGAGAGCTTTTTTATGAATTTTACTTACAATGGTAAATTAAGAACCCTAGCACCAAAATTTGTAAGTGAAAAAGGAATTTGTGTTATTAGACCGCTTATTTTTGTAAGAGAAAGAATGTTAAAAGAAAGTGCTTTGGCAAATGAAATTAAGGTTATTGGCGATGAAGCTTGTCCTGCTATGAGATTTGATGTTAAAATGCCACATGCAAGGTATGAAACAAAGCAATTATTAAACAGCCTTGAAGTTAAAAATCCTAAATTATTTAAGAATATTGAAAATGCTTTTTCAAATATAGATTTGGATACTTTTTTTCAATGCAAGGAATAATTCTTAATACTAAAACAATTAATTTTAAAGATTTGATTGTGAGCATTTTAACTAAGGATTCTTATTTAAAATGCTATAGATTTTATGGAGTAAAGCATTCTATTGTTAGTATTGGAAATTATATTGATTTTGAACTTAGTAAAAGAGCTATGTTTTTGCCTATTTTGCATTCTACAATGCAATATTATTGTAAATGGCAAAATGACTATTTAAAATTAAAATATTGGATAGATTATTGTGCGTTTTTGCACAGGATTTTACAACAAAATGGAAGTTGTGATGAGATTTATTTCAAACAAAGTCTTAGCTTGATGACTAAATTAAATTCACAAGATGCAAAAAGAGCTATTTTAGATAGCATAATTAGTATTTTAGATTATGAGGGAATGTTGCAAAGGGAGTATTTTTGCTCTTTATGTGAAAAAGAGCTTACAAATTATGTAAGTCTTGATGAAAACTATATGCTTTATTGTAGCTCTTGTAAAAAAGATAAATTAATTAATTTTGACAAGGTTAAAAAATTATTTTTACTTAAAAGTTCAGCTTTTTTTAGCGATGAAGAAATAGATGATTTTTTAGAGCTTTTAAATGTGTAAATTATTCTAATATTATGCGTTACTTGCTTTATAATTTATATTTTATACAACTTATAAAGGGGATTATTTGCTAAAGTTATGAAGTAAAATAAGCATTATAAAACAAGTTTTGAAAAATTAAAAAATTTATTTCAAAAAACATTAATCTTTAGTATTTTTAAACTTGCCTTTTTTTTAAAAATACTATTACTAAGGAACAACTTATTACAATATAAACTTTTAAAATAAAGCTCATACTTTTAAAACAATTTATTTTTATAAGATTTTGCTATATACTCATTAAACATTTCATCGTTTTTCTCGCTTTCAAGCCTTTCTTCAATACTAGGCTCTACGCTATTAAACCCATCTATACAGTTTTAATAAATAAAATCTATCATATCTTTTATTTTCTTTGTTTCGTAGTATTTAATCAGTCTTTCTTTAAACTCGCTGATTAGTTCTACAGGGATATTTATCAAACCTGCTCCGTTACTAATTAAAACCTTATTAGCACACAAAATTGCTGTTCTTTTATTACCATCGTTAAATATTTGTCTTCTCAT
It encodes the following:
- the atpG gene encoding ATP synthase F1 subunit gamma translates to MANLKEIKRKIKSVHNTQKTTNAMKLVSTAKLKKAEELAKQSRVYANKVEAVMQEIAYKLNQFDLAKESRFFTKLDKVATVDIIFVTSDKGLCGGFNIKTLKEVIRLVNEYKSKGSNVRLRAIGKVGYEFCKFQKMDILEKYIGISSNPDYDKAKNIINPAIVDFTNGITDEIILVHNGYKNMISQELFTQNLLPVSYEQNYENLNSLLEIEPEETEVIEELLKRYIEYSMYYALIDSLAAEHSARMQAMDNATNNAKERVRQLNLAYNKARQENITTELIEIISGVESMKG
- the atpD gene encoding F0F1 ATP synthase subunit beta, with amino-acid sequence MKGYISQVLGPVVDVDFNGYLPKINEAIEVNYEIEGKKARLILEVAAHLGDNRVRTIAMDMTDGLTRGVEANALGAPISVPVGEKVLGRIFNVTGDLIDEGEEIAFDTKWAIHRQAPKFEDQSTKSEIFETGIKVVDLLAPYAKGGKVGLFGGAGVGKTVIIMELIHNVAFKHSGYSVFAGVGERTREGNDLYNEMKESNVLDKVALCYGQMNEPPGARNRIALTGLTMAEYFRDEMGLDVLMFIDNIFRFSQSGSEMSALLGRIPSAVGYQPTLASEMGKFQERITSTKKGSITSVQAVYVPADDLTDPAPATVFAHLDATTVLNRAIAEKGIYPAVDPLDSTSRMLDPNIIGEEHYKVARGVQSVLQKYKDLQDIIAILGMDELSEEDKLVVERARKIEKFLSQPFFVAEVFTGSPGKYISLEDTIAGFKGILEGKYDHLPENAFYMVGDIKEAEEKAEKLKA
- the atpC gene encoding ATP synthase F1 subunit epsilon, which encodes MNKLKLEIVTPSGEIFNDFIKSVLLPGKEGEFGVLPNHASLIALLQAGIIKVENTNGKSELIAIDSGHAKVDENEIIVLAQGAVYLGGDENSISKQKIEAAKELLKSASANSSALAATLGNLDSK
- a CDS encoding MotA/TolQ/ExbB proton channel family protein, with protein sequence MIAFLKEFDIATMVAIFVLIFYMIISLAIFLYKIVNLNSFFSCEAKALNSLVKNKELSFDAYLKPCEDSKSKLQVYKNTATRKLSEGLTWLGIIATTSPFIGLFGTVVSIYITLTNLTSTNDISKIANPIGHALIATAAGIICAVLAYTFHLLVKRKIFDCMNVIDSQVKILEDE
- a CDS encoding biopolymer transporter ExbD — its product is MNDNDFLNSTPELNITPLVDVMLVLLVIFMLIFPSIRYDENINIPDGSKQNPTKALKGDIFVSISNNEITINSTKYNFNSFFDNFILNINKFDKSKVVYISGDKNISYEKLMQVLSVFAKSGFTKISLQTK
- a CDS encoding PD40 domain-containing protein, with the translated sequence MKKFLLVFLLNSFLFADLIMDVVGEQEVLPKIQILTNTQANAEFDNILRNDVLVSAIFDISTDSNADYFLYYSLKDSDDKYDLELTLKDAKLQTKYYTKLKYPKDMYAFLSHKAISNMVKELNLTNVDWMNKKILLTRKVAAKQSQIVLADYTLSYQKVILQGGLNLFAKWADDEEKAFYYSDYSQDELKIYKYNIANNTKNLIVSGNGMLALSDVKADKALITMTNSDQPDVFLFDLNTKNAKRLTSYKGIDVGAKFIGDNSFVFISDRSSYPNIYMQALNSNNASQLVYHGKNNSAFDVFNEYVVYSSRESEGDFNLYLMSVNNQFVRQLTLNGRNIFPIFSKDGETIMFIKLLGNQSSLGILRLKENKVFHFPLKIGKISTLDW
- a CDS encoding OmpA family protein, with amino-acid sequence MKKIVYAAALAALFVGCSQKAPVEAPKSIDQQATVNVDVKEDVDSKIQRINSSLARIYFDFDKYDIRSDMYSAVSSNANILKDDAKEFNVLVEGNCDEWGSEEYNQALGLKRAKAVKDALESQGVYGSRIVLKSNGENNPVCTDKTKACDAQNRRAELKVQF
- a CDS encoding tetratricopeptide repeat protein gives rise to the protein MLKKIFFAGIFIPALSFANQQSAFEAGNLNSENPYGLTDTEKALLDNKKKVDTLKQDYTGVDFKTNKALEQIEGLQGIVDDISTKTYNQNNKILQIENTVNTNNININTQIESINKELASQKIAIAQLKKAINELVKLIQNANENINDNKKEIEQQESKKTPNQQMNEAIELFQAKKYDPAKSIFYSLAQMRHKPALSNFYLGQIAFEKKEYNDAVYFYKNSVNLYKAQGVKANNMPEILFKTAKSLEYLGQKENAQVFYEALKQEFPNSKEAKSVKF
- a CDS encoding FKBP-type peptidyl-prolyl cis-trans isomerase: MAIEKDKVVSLNFILRDAKTNEVLEDNSDFNPISFLLGRGQILESLEEEIAKLNEGDESDILITSDKAWKSYDDSLIQELPKEQFAGIDLNVGMELFGENEDGSSVRVVVKEIKNDSVVIDYNHPYAGKDLLFTINIKEVRDASEEELASGAAMQAGGCGCGGHGHGHDHGHGGGCCGGHGGGGCGCHDEEEEHHHHHHHGHGG
- a CDS encoding ACP S-malonyltransferase; translated protein: MNYAFIYAGQGSQKAFMAKDLFDNFDFIKTMFKEASDFCKIDFNNLIFSENSKLNESEFTQPAIVLSSIAHYEVLKYLLAQEGIKIREENNEDKFICKKNTASLGHSLGEFSALVANGAISLNEALKLVNLRGKFMQECVSSNNPASMMVILGLDDAKVEELCAKAQKNNKHIYAANYNCDGQIVVAGLKADLEEYQEEFKTLGAKRAMLLNMSVASHCVLIQSAAIKLSEFLNFKDSFIPVVSNATNKKYSSNIEAKTMLQEQLIKPVLYKQNIKVLEDEVDGFIEFSSNILCGLNKKISTKESISLANLEQIKDFVKVIKEKL
- a CDS encoding 5'-methylthioadenosine/adenosylhomocysteine nucleosidase, which encodes MIVAILGAMREEIEPILERFQYTSVEYANNTFYLIDYAQGKMVVAYSKIGKVNSAITASVMIEHFKADYLIFTGVAGSLNADLKIGDLLLATSLVQHDVDICAFGHKAGFIPETSHYIKTNEDLNKIALKSAKDLKLSVKEGIIATSDQFICSSDKKEWIKNTFNADACEMEGASVALVCEAFKIPCVILRAISDEAGKEAEISFDTFLKIAATNSANLALKICENLKKKL
- a CDS encoding tRNA 2-thiocytidine biosynthesis TtcA family protein, with the translated sequence MKEVARACEKYSLVEENDRILIALSGGKDSITMLQLLLHMQRAVAFDFHIEAATLSYGMGEDYKYLSNFCTLNGIKHHIIDSNIFEISNDKIRRNSSFCSFFSRMRRGYLYTFALENKFNKLALGHHLDDAIESFFMNFTYNGKLRTLAPKFVSEKGICVIRPLIFVRERMLKESALANEIKVIGDEACPAMRFDVKMPHARYETKQLLNSLEVKNPKLFKNIENAFSNIDLDTFFQCKE
- the recO gene encoding recombination protein RecO produces the protein MQGIILNTKTINFKDLIVSILTKDSYLKCYRFYGVKHSIVSIGNYIDFELSKRAMFLPILHSTMQYYCKWQNDYLKLKYWIDYCAFLHRILQQNGSCDEIYFKQSLSLMTKLNSQDAKRAILDSIISILDYEGMLQREYFCSLCEKELTNYVSLDENYMLYCSSCKKDKLINFDKVKKLFLLKSSAFFSDEEIDDFLELLNV